In Macrotis lagotis isolate mMagLag1 chromosome 8, bilby.v1.9.chrom.fasta, whole genome shotgun sequence, a single genomic region encodes these proteins:
- the LOC141495041 gene encoding uncharacterized protein LOC141495041, with the protein MVTTGDGESGFDSGEGSLRKGSTTSKEGQQACPMTDFPTRGGKDGRLTTTTGLPGVNLPKDRYREKAHSSTTRPRCAEKEGLWGRQAPGAVSVLRAVAALSVSARCEPARGKVLSGLHQPPAPQVPGAFRRGGLKIRGLAFPARVWGSAAPFRSSLRRVCRQASAERQAGVGGPRGRKGGCGRRGGRRAVVRPLLPEPRVGPEGEEETPGSDSSRLPVRSLGSVPNATGSGRWGTPPVPRWSSLARGSPAVAVLVLLPGLRVGRSRPAGRRPRGRVGPALAALRRSPRGRGGGPASVGRRRAGAAVGSASGSESNESRGRGERGRVSPSPRVGVARRGCARRRAWESSEGGDPVEARVRGEVAVRGPIPRPCLPPGAGRGVRRPWACPVAPLRRVRRPPRGSGAAPRRLSRARPPPLSPRGGGLGLCLLPAGRRARPAPVRPFVGVRARRVLVRARVLPEVRASVARQGSPRARARRPSGPGPGSAARRRVARPSRAGRVPRRPCRGRLSTFGVAAGVWRSGRGPPPPPASPRVVPPFGPFRGAPGRLWSPCPPHRRRERVSLGVDRAGDRSPVLCGPGAVSHCSSLAGSIHILEERKRQDLEDERET; encoded by the exons ATGGTGACCACGGGCGACGGGGAATCAGGGTTCGATTCCGGAGAAGGGAGCCTGAGAAAGGGCTCAACCACATCCAAGGAAGGGCAGCAGGCGTGCCCAATGACTGACTTCCCTACCCGGGGAGGTAAAGACGGAAGGTTAACAACCACTACAGGTTTACCGGGGGTGAACCTGCCGAAGGATCGTTACCGAGAAAAAGCACACAGCAGCACAACGCGCCcgcggtgt GCGGAGAAAGAAGGCCTCTGGGGCCGTCAGGCGCCAGGGGCCGTGTCCGTTCTCCGAGCGGTGGCCGCTCTTTCCGTCAGTGCGCGGTGCGAGCCCGCGCGGGGGAAGGTGCTCTCTGGCCTCCACCAACCCCCGGCCCCCCAGGTACCTGGCGCGTTCCGTCGCGGAGGTTTAAAGATCCGGGGGTTGGCCTTTCCCGCTCGCGTTTGGGGGTCGGCTGCGCCGTTCCGTTCCTCCCTCCGCCGTGTCTGCCGGCAAGCCTCGGCCGAGAGGCAGGCCGGGGTCGGCGGCCCCCGAGGCCGGAAGGGGGGCTGCGGTCGTCGGGGAGGGAGGCGGGCGGTCGTCCGGCCCCTGCTTCCCGAGCCGCGGGTCGGGCctgagggagaggaggagacGCCTGGCTCCGACTCGTCCCGTCTTCCGGTGCGGTCGCTTGGGTCGGTTCCGAACGCGACGGGGTCGGGGCGCTGGGGGACCCCGCCCGTCCCGCGGTGGTCGAGCCTTGCCCGCGGAAGCCCGGCGGTGGCGGTTCTCGTGCTTCTCCCCGGTCTGAGGGTGGGGCGATCCCGGCCGGCGGGGCGCCGGCCTCGGGGCCGGGTCGGGCCGGCGTTGGCGGCGCTCCGGAGGAGTCCCCGCGGCCGCGGGGGAGGTCCGGCGTCGGTGGGTCGCCGCCGGGCGGGCGCGGCGGTCGGCTCCGCGTCGGGGTCGGAGAGCAACGAGTCTCGTGGGCGCGGCGAGAGGGGGAGAGTGTCTCCTTCCCCGCGCGTGGGGGTGGCGCGACGCGGATGCGCCCGGCGCCGCGCCTGGGAGTCGTCAGAGGGGGGAGATCCGGTGGAGGCCCGTGTGAGGGGAGAGGTTGCGGTGCGGGGTCCGATCCCCCGTCCCTGCCTCCCTCCGGGGGCCGGCCGAGGGGTCCGCCGCCCCTGGGCTTGCCCCGTGGCCCCCCTCCGTCGGGTCCGCCGCCCTCCTCGCGGTTCCGGCGCTGCGCCGCGTCGGTTGTCTCGGGCGCGGCCGCCTCCCCTCTCCCCGCGCGGCGGCGGGTTGGGACTCTGCCTCCTCCCCGCCGGCCGACGGGCTCGCCCTGCTCCCGTGCGCCCCTTCGTCGGCGTCCGTGCCCGCCGCGTCCTCGTCCGCGCGCGCGTCCTCCCCGAGGTCCGGGCCTCCGTCGCCCGTCAGGGGTCCCCCCGGGCGCGCGCTCGTCGGCCGTCCGGTCCCGGTCCCGGTTCGGCGGCGCGCCGGCGGGTCGCCCGACCCTCCCGGGCCGGCCGAGTTCCGCGTCGCCCCTGCCGCGGGCGCCTCTCCACCTTCGGGGTCGCGGCGGGTGTGTGGCGGTCGGGGCGCGGGCCCCCGCCTCCCCCCGCCTCCCCGCGTGTCGTTCCGCCCTTCGGGCCGTTCCGCGGAGCCCCCGGGCGCCTGTGGAGCCCGTGTCCCCCTCATCGGCGAAGGGAACGTGTGAGCTTGGGTGTGGACCGTGCCGGAGACAG ATCTCCAGTACTGTGTGGCCCAGGTGCGGTTTCTCACTGCTCTTCTTTGGCTGGGAGCATCCACATcctggaggaaaggaagagacaggACTTAGAAGACGAAAGAGAAACATAG